A window of the Parvularcula bermudensis HTCC2503 genome harbors these coding sequences:
- a CDS encoding prephenate/arogenate dehydrogenase family protein: MTTDDPSFSPPSFVPFERLCLIGLGLIGSSLGHATRRAGAAREIIGVDRHQPNGQKALEIGFIDTLAPDLETAVTGADLVILATPVGAFDAIGKAIGPHLSPGAIVSDVGSVKGVALDVLTPHLPAHIHLLPAHPVAGTENSGPEAGFASLFDGRWSILTPPEGSDPDALSRLTAFWEQLGATVEIMTAAHHDLVLAITSHIPHLIAYNIVGTAADLETVTKSEVIKFSAGGFRDFTRIAASDPDMWRDIFLSNKDAVLEMLGRFSEDLSVLQRAIRDGDGATLHDLFSRTRAIRREIIEAGQDAAAADFGRRPPSRADDSKF; encoded by the coding sequence ATGACGACCGATGATCCTTCCTTTTCTCCCCCCTCATTCGTCCCTTTTGAGCGGCTGTGCCTGATCGGCCTTGGGCTCATCGGATCGTCCCTCGGCCATGCCACCCGCCGTGCCGGGGCTGCCCGGGAAATCATCGGCGTCGACCGTCATCAACCGAATGGGCAAAAGGCGCTCGAAATCGGGTTCATCGACACGCTGGCCCCCGATCTGGAGACCGCCGTTACGGGCGCCGATCTCGTTATTCTCGCAACCCCCGTCGGGGCCTTTGACGCCATCGGGAAGGCGATTGGGCCGCATCTCAGCCCTGGGGCCATCGTCTCCGATGTCGGCTCGGTCAAAGGGGTCGCGCTTGACGTGCTGACCCCGCATCTGCCGGCCCATATACACCTGCTGCCCGCCCACCCGGTGGCGGGGACGGAAAATTCAGGGCCGGAGGCCGGCTTTGCCAGCTTGTTCGACGGGCGCTGGTCGATCCTGACCCCGCCCGAGGGCAGCGACCCCGACGCGCTCTCCCGCCTGACGGCCTTTTGGGAGCAGCTCGGCGCGACCGTCGAGATCATGACCGCGGCGCATCATGATCTCGTTCTCGCAATTACCAGCCATATTCCGCACCTCATCGCCTATAATATTGTCGGCACCGCCGCCGACCTCGAAACCGTCACCAAGAGCGAGGTGATCAAATTCTCCGCCGGGGGCTTCCGCGACTTCACGCGCATTGCTGCCTCGGATCCCGACATGTGGCGCGACATCTTTCTTTCGAACAAGGACGCCGTGCTGGAAATGCTCGGGCGCTTTTCCGAGGATCTCTCCGTCCTCCAGCGCGCGATCCGCGACGGGGACGGCGCCACCCTCCACGACTTGTTCTCGCGAACCCGCGCGATTCGTCGAGAAATTATCGAGGCCGGTCAGGATGCCGCCGCCGCCGATTTCGGCCGTCGCCCACCAAGCCGCGCCGATGACTCGAAGTTCTAG
- the rplS gene encoding 50S ribosomal protein L19: MNIIEQLEAEHAAELKAEIPAFAPGDTVRVQVRVREGTRERLQAYEGVCIARNGRGLNESFTVRKISFGEGVERVFPVYSPLVEAIEVVRRGKVRRAKLYYLRSRRGKSARITEKVDHRAKAEGKKGKGKAKGKASKA, translated from the coding sequence ATGAACATCATTGAGCAGCTCGAAGCCGAGCACGCTGCCGAGTTGAAAGCCGAAATTCCCGCCTTCGCCCCCGGCGACACCGTCCGCGTTCAGGTCCGTGTCCGCGAAGGGACCCGTGAGCGGTTGCAGGCCTATGAAGGCGTCTGCATCGCGCGGAATGGCCGGGGCCTCAATGAGAGCTTCACGGTTCGGAAGATTTCCTTCGGAGAAGGGGTCGAGCGGGTTTTCCCCGTCTATTCCCCCCTGGTCGAGGCGATCGAGGTGGTCCGCCGCGGTAAGGTGCGCCGGGCGAAGCTGTACTATCTCCGCTCCCGCCGCGGTAAATCTGCGCGGATCACCGAAAAGGTCGATCACCGCGCCAAAGCCGAGGGCAAAAAGGGCAAAGGCAAAGCCAAGGGCAAAGCGTCCAAGGCCTGA
- the trmD gene encoding tRNA (guanosine(37)-N1)-methyltransferase TrmD: MAWHASVISLYPDAFPGVLGVGVLGRGLRDGHWTLDVANPRDFATDKHHTVDDTPAGGGPGLVMRADILARALDSLGTNDPRPRFLLSPRGAPFTQARAHHLAGGPGAVFLCGRFEGVDERLIEARDLEEISLGDFVLAGGEVAAQAMIEACVRLVPGVLGAPSSKAEESFERGLLEYPQYTRPRDFEGRSIPEILLSGNHKKVAEWRRDQSLKLTRTRRPDLLLGGVQSGDNDKG, translated from the coding sequence ATGGCCTGGCACGCAAGCGTCATCTCTCTTTATCCCGATGCCTTTCCGGGCGTCCTTGGGGTCGGCGTCCTCGGACGCGGGCTGCGGGACGGCCATTGGACCCTCGATGTCGCAAACCCCCGCGATTTCGCCACGGACAAACACCACACGGTGGACGACACCCCGGCGGGGGGAGGGCCGGGGCTGGTCATGCGTGCCGACATTCTCGCCCGTGCCCTCGACAGCCTTGGGACCAACGATCCTCGGCCGCGCTTTCTCCTCTCCCCCCGGGGGGCACCGTTTACGCAAGCCCGCGCCCACCATTTGGCGGGCGGGCCCGGCGCCGTGTTCCTCTGCGGCCGGTTCGAAGGGGTCGACGAGCGCCTCATCGAGGCCCGCGACCTTGAGGAAATCTCTCTTGGCGACTTCGTGCTCGCCGGCGGCGAAGTGGCGGCGCAAGCCATGATCGAGGCTTGCGTCCGGCTTGTCCCCGGTGTATTGGGCGCGCCTTCGTCCAAGGCCGAGGAGAGTTTCGAGCGGGGTTTGCTCGAATATCCCCAGTATACACGGCCACGGGACTTTGAAGGGCGGTCGATCCCTGAGATTTTGCTTTCGGGCAACCACAAAAAGGTTGCGGAATGGCGGCGGGATCAATCGCTGAAATTGACGCGCACGCGACGACCCGACTTGCTGCTTGGCGGGGTCCAATCCGGCGATAATGACAAGGGCTAG